CGCTACGAGCATCAGAAATTCTGGCCTCAACTTAGAGAATCCGACTACGATAATGTTGgcaaagagaaaggagaaggaTTCAATATAAATGTACCGTGGAACAAAGTAGGTAACCACAGAAATAGTTAAAGTcacagttttttatttgctaTGCCACATCAATTGCTTAATCTTTGACACTACTTTTGAATTGACTAAAATAATAAGTTGAAAGAGAGTTGAAACTGGATTCTCTGCTTTGACattaatataaattattaatttttgtataaaatcaaAGAACAGACGGGTAATTAAGGGTTCAACTCAAGTTAATTCTTCTTAATATAAATGAGTGAATTAAAGGataatttaatgtaatatttttaaaactcttATCATAAGTTAGTAGGGCCCAACAAGatgttttaaattgcttttttgtctGTCCACCAGGTAAAACTTGCAGtaaacacaatgaaacaaacaagTAGCTTTACTGATTTTTAACACTGAAACCAGGAAAAAAATAGCTGTTTTTTCAAATCAAGTTATTGAATATTAAATGTCATCCCTTTGATACTTATCTCAATTTGCtttcatgtttatgtgtttgaatgttttcatAATAAGCTCCCGTTGTGATATATTAGGTGGGAATGAAGAACAGTGACTATCTTTCAGTCTTCTGTCACATGCTCCTGCCAGTCGCATATGAGGTAAGCCAATTTTACGAAACTACATTTTTTCTAACTGATACTTATGTGTGATTTTATTACCGTTACTATATAATTAACGATCCAAATCTTTGACACAGTTTAATCCCGACTTGGTCCTGGTGTGTGCAGGCTTTGACTCAGCCATCGGTGACCCAGAggtacttaaaataaaataataaagctgaCTATGAGTGTGCACTTATGTCCTGTTGCTATGtcctaaacatattttgattgtcttttattttcaggGTGAAATGTGTGCCAGCCCGGATATCTTTGCCCACCTCACGCACCTCCTGATGAACCTCGCAGGAGGGAAAGTGTGTGCTGTGCTGGAGGTCAGTCAACATACATTTAATATCAACACATGGATATAAAACAATTTCACCTACTCACTAACACCTGCTTTCCTGAAGAAGAAATTAGTTGGGTTTGGCCTATTAACCAAGTTTCTAATCtacatacaaatacatgttttacttgAGCATATTTATGTAACTTTTCATAGTAATAGCCAAGGGAAAGTCTTGCATATTGCTTCCGTTCTGTTGGAGGGAAAATTCTGTTGTAAAAAGTTGTATTGTGTGCTTATTTTCCAGGGAGGATACAACTTGACTTCCCTCCCCCAGTCTGTGTGTCAAACAGTTCATACTTTGCTTGGAGATCCTGCGCCTCGACCTGCAAACCTCGATGGTCCCTGTGAAAGGTGGGTCTCATCCTCCTTTAgatgttgtgtctgtgtttcatatgttttatacatttctttttctcttctcagtGCACTTGAGTCCCTTCACTGTAGCCGATCAGCTCACAGGAAGTACTGGTCCTGCCTCAAACATGCAGGTATAACATCCACATATGGAATGAGGAACTTACCCACAATTCAACATGGCTTCTGACAGTTTGGTCTCAGATTCAGGTGCATATTGCTAGTAGCGGCTAACGTAGCCTCAAGCAGAGGTTACTTTTTTATTCACCACTTTACAAATGATTTCTTTACGTCTTTCTCCAGCTGAGCACCCCTCCTCTGATGTCAGCACAAAGCGTCTTAAAttagcagaagaagaagaaaaagtggagaatggagaagagaaggaaaaagcagaagaagaggtgTGGCCCGAGCCTCCGAAACGTGTCACTGCTCCTGTCCGCACTGCTTTAGTCCTCCCTGATGGCGTGTCCTGCCCAGACAGATGTAAACTCTTCAGCTCATCAAAGGACCCGGTCATAGTCAACAAACTCAGGTACCATTATTACACAGTAATCAGCTTTATTTCTTAGTAATGGCACAGGAAGAGTTATCAGAGAGGGAACCTaattgaaaacaacatttcaaatccTCATTTCACCttgatttctatttaaaaatgtgtacttttttcTTCAATAAGGGAGAATTTCCCTAGAGATGCAGCGGACAGCGATGCTCTCACAACCCTCTCCAGTCTTGTTGCCCTCGTGGAGAAAATGGAGAAGAACGAGGTACAGTCCGGATACTATTTGTGTCTTTAAGTGCCAGGATGTGATCTGCTCCAAGCTGATGCCATTATATTTAATTACCGCCTTTCAGATCTGCAATGGCTTGGCTCTGGTCCAAGACGTCTCCATGGCGATGACTTGTGTTGTCCAGCACGCTGCAATTGCTCTCAGCAACCGGTAAAGCACTGTGGAGCTAATCCAGTGTGTACAGTcccagtttattttaaaatgacttgaatAACTTCATATTTAATGAACTTGTTACCACTTTCTCGTCATGCAGAGTTTTGGTTGTATGTGTTGGAGACGTGCTGGTCCCAGCTCATTACAAAGAGGATGGGTAAATATAATTTGTCTCTCCCTGAATTAACTTTGTCACACAACTTGTCCCTCttgagcaaaataaaaatgtttccccAAGATGACAGAAATCTTTCTATCTTCAGGACAATACTCCTGGTGCACTTCAGCAACAAGGAAGAGGAACAGAAAAGCAAATATCATATTCCTGTGTGTCTGAAGAAGGTACTGTATATTACATCTCTTGCAATGGATACAATAGTCTGGATAGTTCTGTTATTGTCTACGTGATTGTATGATGATTagtaatatatttaaaatgtaccatTGGTTCAACATCATGACCCCTAAGTCTAGATTAACAATGAGCTTGGgaatatttaatattgtatattttgaaGTATTGCCGTCATGATTGTACCACTCTGTAAATGAGTGTTTTAAGTGCAgggtatgtatgtgtgtttgttgtatgaCAGATGTGTCTTTGTCTGTCCTCACAGGGCTGCAGTGATGTGTCAGGCTTCATGCAGGCTGTTTTGGGCCTCCTCTTGCCTCTGGGATACGAGTATGACCCAAGTCTGGTCCTGTTGGCACGGACTCCAGACAGCGGACTGTGTGACGGAGCGTGGCAACAACTAACAGGCCTGCTGCAGGGCCTCgcacaaggacacacactgGTGCTGTTGCAGGTAAGCAGGCTGGAGCAGGTTGTAAAAAAGTACAGACTGGGACAGAGTTTCCGTCTGTCCCCAGGGTCAGAACCAAACGTGGAGAAGAAGCTCTCAGTTTTTATTCAATGCAGAGCTCAGAGAAAACTCGACTTCTACCATAACCCTTTTTATCTTGAATTGATGCTTAAAACTTTTTCCAAGGTCATTTAAAGATTTGGGGAGATGTAAATAGCAGTGTGTAATTCATTTTATAATTTCAGGAAGGTGAGAGGGCGTATGTTGGCCCcacagcctcctctctcctgggGGAGGCTGCCCCCTCCGTGGGGAAGATTAAGGCTCCTCTACTAGAGGACGTGGAGTCCATGGAGGGATTAAGAACCAGACTGCAGGTGGACTGGAAGCTGCTCCAGACTACAGGTGAgttcacagcagcagcagcagcatcataaATCaacatgacacataatgtgacaTCCACAGAGTTTAAAATGACCTTTACTTTAATAATAGAAACTTCTGTCTCCTAAAACAGCACCAGAAACTGGAAGAGGCGAAGAGCACTGAAGCAAAtcctgttcatttatttttcaaagaaatcAGTTGATGCAAGATAATCAAAGGTGttgaaacattttgtatttttgctaGATTTTATGGTCCAAACGAAACTTCAATCATTCCCGCTGTGtcactaaaataaaaagatttttGTACATGAACCTTTTGATAGATTGTCTACTTTATTTGTAATGCTTTTGATTAACAactatttttttctgtctttttagaGATTTGTTTACATCACTCACATCTTTGATACTGGACAATACATGTTTAAGTTATTAAAAATTAagatttctttttcctttcacatttcaaaaatgGAATTTCTATTTTCTTGACATTTATCTCAAATCTCTCACTCTCAaatcattttctcatttatGCGTTGCCACATTATCATAGTCAAttactgtttattttctcatttttttatAGTAAAAAATGAAGTATGTTTTTCAGTTCTGAGATACTACATTTTCACTGTTCTTTCACAGTTTACCATTCTGCATGGTCAGTATTAGTagtatgtattttaatttaagttcTTTTTGAGTGCAGGACTACTACTTGAGCATTTTTGTTGTGTAGAAATGCTAATTTATTATAGTGATCTAAAAACGTATTTCAGTACTTCTAAGTAAATCCATGCTTACTCCACTTGCTGGTACTAGATTTTAGATGATTTTTATTTCGGTATTCAGTTACTAAATATCTGCCAAAACCCAGATTGATGTTACTATATATTATAGTATGTTTGCTTAGTATAATACTGTCTATTTTTAAGAACCAGACGATGAAAACCCCTGTTCCTACCCATGCCTCTAGGGGGCGCTGTGGGGTGACCCGTCGGTAAACATGGGCGCAGATGAAGCTGTTTCCCTCACATGTGAGTCATTGGTCTGTTGATGCCCG
Above is a genomic segment from Eleginops maclovinus isolate JMC-PN-2008 ecotype Puerto Natales chromosome 2, JC_Emac_rtc_rv5, whole genome shotgun sequence containing:
- the hdac10 gene encoding polyamine deacetylase HDAC10 translates to MGTALIYDEEMTKYKLLWVDPACKIEVPERLTVSYEALKNSGLADRCVSVPVREATDEDILLVHSEEYLEAVKKTPYMTLEDLKEFTLQYGDVYFHPNIYHCAKLAAGASLQLVDSVMTGKVRNGMALVRPPGHHSMRSAASGFCVFNNVAIAAQYAKLKHGVKRVLIVDWDVHHGQGVQYSFEDDPGVLYFSWHRYEHQKFWPQLRESDYDNVGKEKGEGFNINVPWNKVGMKNSDYLSVFCHMLLPVAYEFNPDLVLVCAGFDSAIGDPEGEMCASPDIFAHLTHLLMNLAGGKVCAVLEGGYNLTSLPQSVCQTVHTLLGDPAPRPANLDGPCESALESLHCSRSAHRKYWSCLKHAAEHPSSDVSTKRLKLAEEEEKVENGEEKEKAEEEVWPEPPKRVTAPVRTALVLPDGVSCPDRCKLFSSSKDPVIVNKLRENFPRDAADSDALTTLSSLVALVEKMEKNEICNGLALVQDVSMAMTCVVQHAAIALSNRVLVVCVGDVLVPAHYKEDGTILLVHFSNKEEEQKSKYHIPVCLKKGCSDVSGFMQAVLGLLLPLGYEYDPSLVLLARTPDSGLCDGAWQQLTGLLQGLAQGHTLVLLQEGERAYVGPTASSLLGEAAPSVGKIKAPLLEDVESMEGLRTRLQVDWKLLQTTAPETGRGEEH